The following are encoded in a window of Paludisphaera rhizosphaerae genomic DNA:
- the rnc gene encoding ribonuclease III, translated as MAAPNTTTHRDEARLLAECQAVLGYEFHDPDLLREALTHASGANHRLASNERLEFLGDAILGAVVCEMLFRKFPDYQEGELTRIKSIVVSRRTCAKISETLELDVYLFLGKGMGAGDQTPSSLLADVFESLIGAIFVDGGMPAAARFITRYMEPEIESAVEGQNGLNYKSNLQQAAQRDFGETPTYLLLDEKGPDHSKCFKIAAQIGRNRYAPAWGRNKKEAEQRAAMNALCQLSGSPIPYQSD; from the coding sequence ATCGCTGCGCCAAACACCACGACCCACCGGGACGAGGCACGCCTGCTCGCCGAGTGCCAGGCCGTCCTGGGTTATGAATTCCACGACCCGGACCTGCTTCGGGAGGCGCTCACCCACGCCTCCGGTGCGAATCACCGCCTGGCCTCCAACGAGCGGTTGGAGTTCCTGGGGGACGCCATCCTCGGCGCCGTCGTCTGCGAGATGCTCTTCCGCAAGTTCCCCGACTATCAGGAAGGGGAACTGACCCGGATCAAGTCGATCGTCGTCTCGCGACGCACCTGCGCGAAGATCTCCGAGACCCTGGAACTGGACGTTTACCTGTTTCTGGGCAAGGGGATGGGCGCGGGCGATCAAACCCCGTCGTCGCTGCTGGCGGACGTCTTCGAGAGCCTCATCGGCGCGATCTTCGTCGACGGCGGCATGCCCGCCGCGGCCCGATTCATCACCCGCTACATGGAGCCCGAGATCGAATCGGCCGTCGAGGGCCAGAACGGGCTCAACTACAAGAGCAACCTCCAGCAGGCCGCCCAGCGCGATTTCGGCGAGACGCCGACCTATCTGCTGCTCGACGAGAAGGGCCCGGATCACTCGAAGTGCTTCAAGATCGCGGCTCAGATCGGCCGCAATCGCTATGCTCCGGCCTGGGGGCGAAACAAGAAGGAAGCCGAGCAGCGAGCGGCGATGAACGCCCTCTGCCAGCTCTCCGGCTCACCCATCCCCTATCAGTCAGACTGA
- a CDS encoding vWA domain-containing protein yields MSPSSDVLNAFVLLDRSGSMSTRWDEALGAINAYVHELGEAAVATLATFDAVDGLKFEVIRDRTPAADWKDVKPSEASPRGYTPLLDALSRIIALAEAAGGEKTMIVVMTDGQENASREITKESARAAVERCKAKHWQVIFLGADFDAFAEAGGVGVGVHQTIRSRGGSYGLTMKSMARYSREYRDTGKGVAFTDEDRKEADQ; encoded by the coding sequence ATGTCCCCATCCTCTGACGTCCTGAACGCCTTCGTCTTGCTCGACCGCTCCGGCTCCATGAGTACGCGATGGGACGAGGCCCTGGGGGCGATCAACGCCTACGTGCACGAGTTGGGGGAAGCCGCCGTCGCGACGCTGGCGACCTTCGACGCGGTCGACGGCCTGAAGTTCGAGGTGATCCGCGACCGCACCCCGGCCGCCGATTGGAAGGACGTCAAACCCAGCGAAGCCTCGCCTCGCGGGTACACGCCGCTGCTCGACGCTCTCTCGCGCATCATCGCCCTGGCCGAGGCGGCCGGCGGCGAGAAGACCATGATCGTGGTGATGACCGACGGTCAGGAGAACGCCAGCCGCGAGATCACCAAGGAGAGCGCCCGCGCTGCGGTCGAACGTTGCAAGGCGAAGCACTGGCAGGTCATCTTCCTTGGGGCTGACTTCGACGCCTTCGCCGAGGCCGGCGGAGTCGGCGTCGGCGTCCACCAGACGATCCGCTCCCGCGGCGGCAGCTACGGCCTCACGATGAAGAGCATGGCCCGCTACTCGCGGGAATACCGCGACACCGGCAAAGGCGTCGCCTTTACTGACGAGGACCGCAAGGAGGCCGATCAGTAA